Sequence from the Vigna radiata var. radiata cultivar VC1973A unplaced genomic scaffold, Vradiata_ver6 scaffold_48, whole genome shotgun sequence genome:
atttccccgtatgtgttcatgtcgacaaaatcaatgatcatgacattgaatgaggtaaacaatgcaagcataaagtatagagaagaaaactcaaactattgataactaaagtatatgaataaaataagaaatttgatataagagagtttcaataggattacatcgttccccaacaacaaaggcttttagttcaccattgtcatggtgaaactatatgaattgaatggaaaatatgaaagagataaccctagaattgaaaggttggagctttcgcatccaaaatccgcctccaaggagtgagaaTGGGTGTTTCTGCGTCTTTTCTCTActaaaagataaccctaaggtttgcacaaatctatttataacctgtgaaaaattacagaaaacaggcctaAGCCCAACTACAGCACTGGTTTCACTGCTCAGCCGTAGGTGCGAGACTCAAGTGGGACACTCAGTGTTCACACCCAAGCGTTTGGCAGTGCTGTTTCTGGAAAGGCCAGCGCTCAGCGCTAGATCTGACACTCAGCGGTGTGTGCGACTCTAACTTTTTCCCTCAATATTAGCGCTTAAGCGTCTGACAGTGGCTCTCTTCACAAAGCTAGCGCTCAGCGATGAAactggcgctgagcggtggctgcgattcttcctttgcaccttttttcatcctttcttgagtccaactccttcctacttaattctccatcattcaattctcgtctaATCCTGTctaaacaaggaaaaccaagcattatatctctaaaaccacctttgactctcttttaacctaactaaagcaattttcatgatttcaagctaatttctaagtcataaagggtgtgttttgtatcaaaattaagtatgaaaataacggtttttgaatcGTTATCATCCGACGAGTGTGCGCGGGGTGAAGCTTCGAGACGTATAAGGGTTTCGAGATGTGTAGGTGTCTTCTGTCATTTTTGTcgagaatgaaagaaaagaaatgggGATGAGACAAAGAAATGTTGTGCTCTAGgttttttcctattttatgataggtattttaatatctatcataatatgttttcGTATAATTTCCATTTTGTCACCGGGTCCAATTTATTATGATAagtggtttttgttttttctaatacaaattacttttattacgAAAATGCTATCGCTACATCTATTATGATagactttttaaaataagtcataatatattttagttttattaccAAATTGTCACCgattaatatattatgaaagatggatttcacctatcataatagctCTGTCATGGAATCCTCTTTTTCCACTAATGAAGAACAAAAAtcattaaacctaaattaaatatactaaatataataaatatattaaactgtaatattttcaaacattgGAAATAATGAAGATTtccaagtttttatttttccaacaaAAGCTAAAACAAAACTGtcactaaattaaaaaggatttcAACACATTACGATAAAAATTAGACAACAACATAAAATTGTGGCTTAGACTATAAAATCCACAACCTAAAATTTATCTAACAAATTTTAAGCGGTGGCCTAGGTGAGCGTAGCCATAAGTAGGcgagaatttttaaaataataataagactaAACCCTCGCTTGGTCTTCACTTTTGTATGGTAATCTGAGTTAGTTCCTCATTTTTtcaactgtctcaattgggtaatattttatgtaaaaatgaGCTAATTTTGCCCTAACTGTTAAGTACTCTCAGACGACGTTAAATTTAGCTGAgttgtattttatgttttgatgtCATTGCATTGTATTGAATGGGTGATGTGTTTTATAATCATCAAATCCACGTGAAGATGGTGCTTCTTCTTCCCTCCAACCACTGATCACCTTTCACCTCTTCCGCTCCTCCGCCCAAACAACTTCCTTCCTACTTCCACCCTCACTCTCCAGACACACACCCTTTCTACCTCAACTCAGGGTAAAATTTTTCagattaaaacatttttactgAAATAAGATTAGAGAAAGAGAATTAGGGATTTGGTCAATGGGAGAAGAGGAATTGGAATCttagagaagaaaaagacaatCAACTGCATTCTACCAATCTGAAACCCATTGGGGTTTTTTGCCTCTCTCACCAGTCTGAGGAGAGGTTCAAAAGGAGAGACAAAGCAGGATTTTGGGGATTTTCCTTTCCTCTTTTTGTTTATGCCACCTCAAATGTTgtctcaaattaaaaataatttcctcTAAAGTACAGGATTGGCCTATGACTTCCGTGAGAGAGGTTTTTTCTCAATGCAATTAGCCATGTTTGATGTGGTGCCCGCGAAACCGAAAGAGATATTGTCATTCTTCTTATATGTTTGGGATGAATGATATACCATTAAAATTTGTTAGTTTGATCTTGTCTTACTTTTTGATATACTATTGCATCTGCTATATCTGAATTTGGATTTTGGAAATCTTCAAAATAACTCATTGACtcctttcttttacaatttccATGATAGTATTTTGGTTTGAGAATTATGTTTTACTCTAATATTTTAACTTGGTCAGTGATCGAAAGGTCAATTTATgacattttaaaatctaaagTTAAGATTATTTGACTATGGCAAATTCTATTTGGTTTTAATGGATTATACATTATCATTTGACTGGTAATGATGATTTCGATGATTTGTGAGGTGTGGGAACAGCGGTAGGGCATACCCATCACTCAAAATACCAACACGGGAGAGACCCAATTCCAATACAGAGCGGAAGAGAGAATATGAACTtcgaagagagaaagagagagatagagacAGAGAGAGATTGTCGTCAGTGAAGCTCCAACCATGACCGGCGGCCGGTGGAGAGGTCCATGGCCTGACTTGATGAAGAACGCTCGGTGGTTAATGTCTAGATCCCTAATTCCCTTTTCAATCCctaacatattattttaacataaaccAATTCAATTTTGCCAcgtcataatttattatttaaataaaaatttcatctaatcAAACAATGCACATCAGCATAAACACATTAGCTAAAGTTAAGGCCGTCTGAGAACacttaacggttagggtaaaattggctcatttttataaaaaatatgacccaattgagatagTTGCAAAAATGAGGACTCAACAGAGATTATCATACAAAAGTGGGGACCAATCGAAAGTTTAaacctataataataattttaaaaccgTTGCTTAAAATCATCACAAATTGGCTTTAGACTACACCTATATAAATGTTGTCTTTGGGTTTAAacaacatttattaatttttttttatacaatttactttttaaatttttgcttAGATTGCTTTTAGAAGTTCGAGATAGGAAAATTGTGTTTGTCTCAATATTACACTATTAAACATGgttaattatatcaataattacaaaatatccAATGAATCATAATAAATGTCATTCATGCATATATCTCAATAGTTCaaactttataattaaaataattatcttgaAATCATTAATAagtattaagttaaaaataaagttaaaagataatatatctgtTTTGAGTATAAAGTGGAGGTCAACAGTCTAGATTACATTGTGTTATCCAAAGtccaaaaacaattcaaaaaataagtttatttttgttcaaatcaTTCGAAGGATACTTAATGATTTGTTCATTGTATGAGACAATGAAGTCCTTGCATAGGTCCATCTTAAAGAAAGTCTTCCATACAAGATGTTGAATGAGCATTTTGATCTAATCAACACTTTGCTCACCCCTATTAGGAAATCTAAGGAGTGATAACTATGGAGTCATCTAATTGAGGTCTGTAGTCTTGAAATCCTCATCCGCGAATGTGATACATGCATTATTTGTTAGCGTCAAACAATGAgtgcatatttttttattcaatgagaatgagaatgaaaaagaaaagttatattcatgagatataaatataaaaatatgaataattttttcttttaaaaatgagTATAAACTCGTATCCATGTTTCCATCCCTATTTATTAACGCtccaacattaaaaattatttttttattcaattttgattGAATGGAACTCACAAAGACTGCCCAATGACATCAtgcatttatgattttaaaacttgcagttaaTTCAATGCTTTCAATTAAGGGAAATTGAATTCATGTAACAGTTgcaataattttcttattaaatctATAGACACAAATCAATCCAAAACATTTATGTTCAATTAACACATTTAGTTGCATCCAAAACTTTCAGTTAGCACTACAGGAAATTGTTTTTGTAATCAAGACTATTCAATATACACTTCAAAGCAATTGATTTTCACGTGACAAGAAGCtttcaattatttcaaaaaatgcagcttttaaaacataatttcattataGTAGTGGAAACATAAAATCTCTAAATCTTATAATTAGATTAGTAAATAAATTTGGAGAAAACATAAATCAAGTtgattaagtaaatatttttattttattttttattctaaagatatataataagtATTTGAAACATTTGAATCACTTTCATTAgcaaaatatatgaattattaaaataaataaataagtatatatatatatatatatatatatattaataaatgaaatgtatttgttaaataatatcttatttttatataaaaaaatgaaaggatcaaatattaagtttaaaaggtggaacattaataagaaaaaagataacaaatttagtattataatttaaaattttaatttgataagttttataaaattaaaatagttttaacaaaaattaatttttgtatttaaaaaagaatgaaagtaGTAAAATACAGATGTAAAAGAATTCTCTTCATAATGTTTAACTAAACAAGGGTGGATGGCCCCATTATATATTGAACATTGGTGATACACTTGTTTGCCAGAAAACAGAGAACAGAAAACCATGGTGTCTCCAATCATACCCTTGTCACTTTTGGTCCTCCTTCTATCAGTTTCATTGGTTAATTCAGCTTCTCTTGAACAAAGTTTTGTCCAATGTCTCAAATTCAATTCAGGCCGAAAACCTTCACTTGATTCATTAATTTACAGTCCAAGCAACCCTTCATTCACCAGCATCCTTAATTCAACCGCACAGAACCTAAGATGTTTGGTGCCTTCAGCACCAAAACCTGAGTTTATATTCACCCCCGACAGTGATTCTCTTGTCCAAGCAGCAGTAATTTGCTCGAAGAAACTTGGGATACACTTCATTGTGAGAAGTGGAGGCCATGACTATGAAGGAATCTCTTATGTTTCAGAAATTGAGACCCCCTTCATAATTATTGACCTGGTCAAACTCCGTGGCATCAATGTTGATATCAAAAGCAACACTGCTTGGGTTCAAGCTGGTGCCACGACAGGTGAACTGTACTACAGAATATATGAGAAGAGTTCAGTTCATGGTTTCCCTGCAGGGCTTTACACAAGCTTAGGCATTGGAGGGCACATTACAGGAGGAGCATATGGAGGCATGATGAGAAAGTATGGCCTTGGGGTGGATAATGTCATAGATGCTAAAATTGTTGATGCCAATGGCAGAATTCTTGACAGGAAAGCCATGGGAGAAGACCTGTTTTGGGCAATAagaggaggtggaggtggaAGCTTTGGCATCCTTCTTTGGTGGAAGGTAAAGCTGGTTCCTGTGCCACTAACTGTGACTGTTTTTACAGTTACCAAAAGCCTTGAACAAGGTGCAACCAAGATTCTTCACAGATGGCAGGAAGTGGCTCCTTACATTGATGAAAGACTGTTCATCAGAGTCATCATTCAGCCATCCAGTGCTGCAAATAAGACTCAGAGGACTGTCACAACTTCTTACAATGCTCTCTTCCTTGGTGGGGCAAGCACACTCCTCCAAATCATGAAGAAAAGCTTCCCCGAGTTGGGTTTGACCAGAAAGGATTGCTTGGAAACTAGCTGGATCAAATCTGTGCTCTATCTTGCAGACTTTCCAAGTGGCACCCCTCCTGAAGTACTTCTCAAAGGAAAGTCAACATTCAAGAACTTCTTCAAGGCCAAATCAGATTTTGTGAGAAAACCAATACCAGAAACGGGTCTTGAAGGACTGTGGCGAAGGTTGCTGATAGACGATAGCCCCTTGATGATTTGGAACCCGTATGGTGGAAAAATGAGCCAGTTTTCAGAATCTGACACCCCATTTCCTCACAGAAACGGAACACTGTATAAAATTCAGTACCTGACTTTGTGGCAAAAGGGAGACAAGAATCCTGCAAAGCACATAGATTGGATTAGGAAGCTTTACAACTACATGGGTCCTTATGTTTCTAGCTTCCCAAGGGAAGCATATGTGAATTACAGGGACCTTGATCTGGGAGAAAACACCAAGAACAGCACAAGCTATGAAAAGGCACGTTCTTGGGGCTATAGTTATTACAAGAAGAACTTCGAAAGGTTGGTAAGGATTAAGACCGAAGTGGATCCTCAAAACGTCTTCAGGCATGAGCAGAGTATCCCAACTCGTCGATTCTGATCACAAAAGCCAAAAAATGGGAAATAAGGCTTTGTACTGCTACAGACTGTGGTATCCATAAATTTGGGCAAGTAGAAGTTGTGAGAAACAAATTTGTCTATTTCAGTATCATATGTCTGAGTGGCTGAAATGTTGTTCTCtttaatgcaaaaataaattcttgGACGAGGAAAACGAATTTCTCTCACCGTGCcagttatttttgtttactatatCGATCAATATTCAATGTTTTGCCTTCATCATTTCTATCTAAGTAATCACTTTATcatctaaaaagttttaaaaaggtttaatgtTTTAGTAGATCCTTATTTTCATCTAGAATCTCAAAATAGGTCATCTATTTGTTAGGTGTCTCAATTTGTAAAAATAGTAACAATTAGACTCTTGTCGTTAAATTGGACCTAACGGTGTTAATGGAAGGTTGATGTGGCATGGTGATGtatgtttttaatcattttcacaATACCCTAATTAGAGAacttattctttctttctttgagTTTCTTTTTCGTAAATGGACCCAGCTTTAAGGAGTCATTTCTCTTTTGGTTGGTCTACTACAAGTTTCTCTCTTAGGGGAGGACTTTCTTCTTCCTATTCCTTCTGGTTCAACTCGCTATGCAGggagaaatttcttctttcttcttctttggggCTAGGTTTCTCGGAGGGAGGCGAGCTCCGATGGCAATGGCATTGTGCTGGCGCTACAATGACGTGATGATGGCGGGTCCTCCTTTCTCATTTTGCAATGAGTGTTGTAGCGGCGAGATTGATTTTTCGATGATGTCGTGAAAAGGGTTTTGATTTGGGTTTCTTGAATCTTCTCTACAGATTTTTTATTCCGTGATTTGGGCTAGGGTTTTAATTTGGGTTTCTCTGTGCTTGTAATTTGATCTTGCATTTGGGGGTAGGTTTAAGATTTGggtttttattctcattttggGTTCTGTTTATCACGATTTCGAGTTCTCAACGGTGGTTGATGGTGGTGGCATCATTAGAGACGCTGGTGGGTGCGGCCATGGGCACGGTGATTGGGGATGGCAACGACAcctttgaagaagaaaagaaaaaaaatgatcttGTCTGAACCAACATTACAAGAAGTCGGACTGAAGGTATAAGCACCATTGAGAACAATAAACATCTTTTAAATTAGCAAGGATCTCAACTCAGCCTACAAATTTCGTGATGCATACTTCGCGATTATATCAATGTTAGCTATAAATGAACcctaatttttcaaattgaatCTCCAATATGTGCAATTGATTCCCAATTTCCATGAACCCCTATAATTTCATAATGAAGTTTTCCCAATCCCAATCCCTAATTCGAACAATTTAAATCCCTAATTGATTCccaatattttattcattctttccaatttctttttttaaaaagaaaataaaatatccacATCAGAATCACATACACTAAGTAATACCGTCCACctcaattaaaatatagttcATCGTGTCACGTCAACCATAGACTAACATTGTTGGGTCCAATTTAACGACAAGGTCTAATTGTTataatttcacaaaataaagACTCGATTGAGACACCGAACAAGTAGAAAacctatttaagatttaaacaaaaataaaaacctactgaaatattaaaccttttaaaaactaaaaggttttaaaaactGTTTTCAAATTACAAGTTGTTTAGCCATTTACAATCTCGTTTTAATGAATATTTGgactcaaattttaaaagttaaatacgATAGGGACTAGTCTTTTTATTTGTTCAATGctctaaattattttgaatattataattaaaaataactaaccTAGAATTTTGAGATACATTTTACTTGTGACATTGTTGTATTATGTTAGACTTTATAGATACTGGGATCTTGACAATTGTTGATAAGTTTTTGAAGAGGTAATGGTCCAACAATTGTATTGCAATGGATATTAAACACATGCGTTCAAATATCTTCTCTtggaagttaaaaaaaattataaaaagaaaacagtaatgtcaaa
This genomic interval carries:
- the LOC106752853 gene encoding berberine bridge enzyme-like 13, which codes for MVSPIIPLSLLVLLLSVSLVNSASLEQSFVQCLKFNSGRKPSLDSLIYSPSNPSFTSILNSTAQNLRCLVPSAPKPEFIFTPDSDSLVQAAVICSKKLGIHFIVRSGGHDYEGISYVSEIETPFIIIDLVKLRGINVDIKSNTAWVQAGATTGELYYRIYEKSSVHGFPAGLYTSLGIGGHITGGAYGGMMRKYGLGVDNVIDAKIVDANGRILDRKAMGEDLFWAIRGGGGGSFGILLWWKVKLVPVPLTVTVFTVTKSLEQGATKILHRWQEVAPYIDERLFIRVIIQPSSAANKTQRTVTTSYNALFLGGASTLLQIMKKSFPELGLTRKDCLETSWIKSVLYLADFPSGTPPEVLLKGKSTFKNFFKAKSDFVRKPIPETGLEGLWRRLLIDDSPLMIWNPYGGKMSQFSESDTPFPHRNGTLYKIQYLTLWQKGDKNPAKHIDWIRKLYNYMGPYVSSFPREAYVNYRDLDLGENTKNSTSYEKARSWGYSYYKKNFERLVRIKTEVDPQNVFRHEQSIPTRRF